DNA from Streptomyces sp. Edi4:
GAACTTGGCCCGATTTTCGCCTGCGAACTGTGTTTCGGACCGCTCGAAGTCGCCTATGACCTGCCGCTCGGCGACCCCGAGGCGCTGCGCGAGCGGATCGAGGCGGGCCCCGAGAACATCTGGCGCTACGCCCCGCTGCTGCCGGTCCCGGCCGACGTCGCCGACAAGCCGAACCTGAATCCCGGCTTCACCAAGCTCGTCAAGGCCGACAACCTGGCGCGCGAGCTGGGCGTCGAGCCCGGCAAGCTGTTCGTCAAGGACGACTCCGGCAATCCGACGCACTCCTTCAAGGACCGCGTCGTCGCCCAGGCCCTCGAGGCCGCCCGCGCCTTCGGCTTCACCACGCTCTCCTGCTCCTCCACCGGAAACCTCGCCGGAGCGGTCGGCGCCGCCGCCGCGCGGGCCGGCTTCCGCTCCTGCGTGTTCATCCCGCACGACCTGGAACAGGGCAAGGTCGTCATGGCCGCGGTGTACGGCGGCGAGCTCGTCGGCATCGAGGGCAACTACGACGACGTGAACCGCTTCTGCTCCGAGCTCATCGGCGACCCGCTCGGCGAGGGCTGGGGCTTCGTCAACGTCAATCTGCGTCCGTACTACGGCGAGGGTTCCAAGACGCTGGCGTACGAGATCTGCGAACAGCTGGGCTGGCGCCTCCCCGACCAGCTGGTCATCCCGATCGCCTCGGGCTCCCAGCTCACCAAGATCGACAAGGGGCTCCAGGAGCTGATCAAGCTCGGCCTGGTCGAGGACAAGCCGTACAAGATCTTCGGCGCCCAGGCCGAGGGCTGCTCGCCGGTGTCGACCGCCTTCAAGGCCGGACACGACGTCGTACGCCCCCAGAAGCCCGACACCATCGCCAAGTCGCTCGCCATCGGCAACCCGGCGGACGGCCCCTACGTCCTGGACATCGCGCGCCGCACGGGCGGTGCGGTGGAGGACGTGAACGACGAACAGATCGTCGACGCCATCAAGCTCCTCGCCCGCACCGAGGGCATCTTCGCGGAGACCGCGGGCGGTGTGACGGTCGGCGTCACGAAGAAGCTCATCGACGCCGGTCTCATCGACCCCTCGCTCACCACGGTCGTGCTCAACACCGGTGACGGACTCAAGACCCTGGACGCGGTGGCCGCCACCTCCCAGGCGACCGCCACCATCCGCCCGAGCCTGGACGCCTTCCGCGACGCGGGCCTCGCGCGCTGAGCCACCGCCGATCCTGATCGACTAGGAGCACCGAACCATGAGCGTGAACGTCCGCATCCCCACGATCCTGCGCACCTACACCGGCGGCAAGGCCGAGGTCACGGCCGAGGGGACGACCCTGGCCGACGTCATCGCCGACCTGGAGAAGAACCACACCGGGATCGCCGCGCGCGTCCTGGACGACCAGGGCAAGCTGCGCCGCTTCGTCAACGTGTACGTCAACGACGATGACGTCCGCTTCGAGCAGGGCCTGGAGACGGCGACGCCGGACGGCGCGGGCGTCTCGATCATCCCCGCGGTCGCCGGCGGCTGAACCGCGCCCACCACTTTCGGAATTGCCCCCTCCGCACGAGAAGCGGAGGGGGCAATTCAACATGATTGAGCGGGGTACAGTTGGGGAAACCCCCTCGCTCCGAGTGCCACGCGCATATGAGAACGCGACAACATGGGGTCAAAGTGTGTGAGCCATTTGCGCCTTAAGTGCGCTTTGCCCGGCCCGACTTGCCCCGGAATGCAGAATAAATGGCATTCCGCTCCCCATGCGTGCCCGGAATTCTCGTCCGATTGACCTGTTGCAGAGGGCAGTTGGGCAGATACATTCAGCCGCGGTCGACGCGTTCCGGCGCACACCCTCTCCTGTCGGAGGGTGCAGGTCTGACCCGGGTCCGCGAAGTGCGGCCCCGTGCAAGGGCCAGTAATAGGGGAGTTAGGCATGGCTCAGGGCACCGTCAAGTGGTTCAACGCGGAGAAGGGGTACGGCTTCATCGCGGTCGACGGTGGTGCGGATGTTTTCGTCCACTACAGCGCGATCCAGATGGACGGTTACCGCACCCTTGAAGAAGGTCAGCGAGTCGAGTTCGAGATCTCGCAGGGCCAGAAGGGTCCGCAGGCGGACATGGTCAAGCTCGCCGTCTGATAGAGACGCGATCGGCCACCGACGCACAAACGCATGAAGGGGACCACCCACCGGGCGGCCCCCTTCACGCATTCCCCGCCACCGAGCCCTTCAGGGGTGCGGGGAACTGCGCGGGAGGCGGGCACGGCCCGCAGGTGTGAGCGGGTTTGGGGGGTGCGGGGAACCGCGCGGGAGGCGGGCACGGCCCGCAGGCGTGAGCGGGAGTCAGGGGCGCGGGGAACTGCGCGAGAAGCGAGCACGGCCCGCAGGGCAACGGCACGCCAGGGGCGCGGGGAACTGCGCAGGCGGGCCGCGCCTGAAGACGCGCCGGGGGCGTGGGGGCAGAGCCCCCACCCAACCCCGGAGGACCGGCCAACCCCGGCAAGCGGCGCCCCCCGGTTCAAGAGACTCGCTTGCACTCGCAGGTGCCGAGTGCTAATCATTGGGCTTAGCACTCTCCCAGTGAGAGTGACAGAACTTGGATCGGGTCAGTGAGGCCCGCAACCCGAGTGGGGCAAGGAACCACAAGGGATGCAGGCCGTCCGTCGCGGGCACCGACACGGTCCACGAAGAACGCCACCCCTGTCCGGGAGGACCACTTCACATGGCCAAGATCATCGCGTTCGACGAGGAGGCACGGCGCGGTCTCGAGCGCGGGATGAACCAGCTCGCCGACGCCGTCAAGGTCACCCTCGGCCCCAAGGGCCGCAACGTCGTCCTCGAGAAGAAGTGGGGCGCCCCCACGATCACCAACGATGGTGTTTCCATCGCCAAGGAGATCGAGCTCGAGGACCCGTACGAGAAGATCGGCGCCGAGCTGGTCAAGGAAGTCGCCAAGAAGACGGACGACGTCGCCGGTGACGGAACGACCACCGCGACCGTCCTCGCCCAGGCCCTGGTGCGCGAGGGTCTGCGCAACGTGGCCGCCGGCGCCAACCCGATGGCCCTGAAGCGCGGCATCGAGAAGGCCGTCGAGGCCGTCTCCGCCGCCCTCCTGGAGCAGGCCAAGGACGTGGAGACCAAGGAGCAGATCGCTTCGACGGCCTCCATCTCCGCCGCCGACACCCAGATCGGCGAGCTCATCGCCGAGGCGATGGACAAGGTCGGCAAGGAAGGCGTCATCACCGTCGAGGAGTCGCAGACCTTCGGGCTCGAGCTTGAGCTCACCGAGGGCATGCGCTTCGACAAGGGCTACATCTCGGCGTACTTCGCCACCGACATGGAGCGTATGGAGGCGTCGCTCGACGACCCGTACATCCTGATCGTCAACTCGAAGATCAGCTCGGTCAAGGACCTGCTGCCGCTCCTCGAGAAGGTCATGCAGTCGGGCAAGCCCCTGCTGATCATCGCCGAGGACGTCGAGGGCGAGGCCCTGTCGACCCTGGTCGTCAACAAGATCCGCGGCACCTTCAAGTCCGTCGCCGTCAAGGCCCCGGGCTTCGGCGACCGCCGCAAGGCCATGCTCGGTGACATCGCCATCCTCACGGGCGGCACCGTCATCTCCGAGGAGGTCGGCCTCAAGCTGGAGAACGCCGGTCTCGACCTGCTCGGCCGCGCCCGCAAGGTCGTCATCACCAAGGACGAGACGACCATCGTCGACGGCTCCGGTGACAGCGACCAGGTCCAGGGCCGCGTCAACCAGATCCGCGCCGAGATCGAGAACAGCGACTCGGACTACGACCGCGAGAAGCTCCAGGAGCGCCTCGCCAAGCTCGCCGGCGGCGTGGCCGTCATCAAGGCGGGCGCGGCCACCGAGGTCGAGCTCAAGGAGCGCAAGCACCGCATCGAGGACGCCGTTCGCAACGCGAAGGCGGCCGTCGAGGAGGGCATCGTCGCCGGTGGTGGCGTGGCCCTGCTCCAGGCCTCCGCGGTGTTCGAGAAGCTGGAGCTCGAGGGCGACGAGGCGACCGGCGCCAAGGCCGTGAAGCTGGCCCTGGAGGCCCCGCTCAAGCAGATCGCCGTCAACGGTGGTCTCGAGGGTGGCGTCATCGTCGAGAAGGTGCGCAACCTGCCCGTCGGCCACGGCCTGAACGCCGCGACCGGTGAGTACGTCGACATGATCGCCGAGGGCATCATCGACCCGGCGAAGGTCACGCGCTCCGCGCTCCAGAACGCCGCCTCCATCGCGGCGCTCTTCCTCACCACCGAGGCCGTCATCGCCGACAAGCCGGAGAAGGCCGCCGCCGGCGGTGCCCCGGGCGGCATGCCGGGCGGTGACATGGACTTCTGATCCCAACGGATCGGTAGCTCCAGGCAGTTCACTGCCGCACGTTGTACGCCGAGGGCGGCACTCCCAGCACGGGGGTGCCGCCCTCGGCCGTTTCAGGTGGGGCCGGGGGCGGGAAGCCCGGGGGCACGGAGCCCGGGGTACGGGAAACCGAACTTCGGCAGGGGTGCTGGCCCCATGGTGCGGGGGTACGGGGGGCGGGCATGCTTGACGGGCAGAGGGGCCGGCACGGGGGCCGCCCCGACGGGCGTCCGCGCAGGAGAGTCGATGAGCACCACCCAGTCCACCACCGAGTCCACCACCACCAGCACCACCACCAAGCCGGCTGCTGCCCAGTCCTCCACCTCCCGGTGGCGGGCCCGCGCGTGCGCGGCCGCGGCCCTCACCGTGTTCGCGGTGGGCGCGCTCGGCGCGTGCGGGCCGATGGAGAACAAGACGTTCAAGGACGACGCGACCGTCAAGACCGCGGTCACCGCGGTCCGTATCGAGGGAAAGTCGGACGGCTTCCGGGTCCGCGGCAAACAGCACCTGACCGCCGCGACGGTGCACCGTGAGGTCACCTACCGGGACAAGTCCAAGCCGGATACCCCGACATACCGCGTGGAGAACAACGTCCTGGTGCTCGGAGGCTGCCCGGGCCACTGCTCGGTGGACTACACGGTCGACGTCCCCGCCGGCATCCCGGTCACCGGCTCCACCACGGCGGGCGGTCTGAACTTCTCGACGGTCGGCGCGGTGAAGGTGTCCGCCACCGACGGCCGGATCGTGGTGAACGGCGCGACAGGCCCGGTCGACCTGCGCACCACCAATGGCTCGATCGAAGCGAAGCGCCTCAAGGGCGAGAAGGTCACGGCGCACGCCTCCAACGGCTCGGTCACCCTCGCCCCCGACACCGCGCAGGACGTCACGGCCCAGACCGCCAACGGCAGCATCACCGTGACCGCCCCGCCCGCCCCGTACCACGTAGTGGCCCAGACCCAGAACGGCAGCAAGCACCTCGGTATACGGGACGACCCCGCCGCCGGCCACCGCCTGAACCTGACAACAGACAACGGCGGCATAACGCTGAAGACCGCCAAATAGGCCCGCTCCGCGCCCATTGTGCTCCCCCGATGGCCAGTTCCAGTCGCTCTCAGCGACGGTCCAACTGTGAACCGCAAGGGCCCTGGTTAGAGTTGCGCTGCGATCAGGGGTTTGCACGGGGTGTACGGGGGAGATGGTCATGGCATCAAACAAGGACAAGGGCGCGTCACAGTCGCCGCCCTGGGCCTTCGACGTGCTCGGCGTGGCGCAGGCGGCCGCGAACGACATGGTCACGGAACTGTCGTCTTTCACGACGTTCCAGCGACGCGTCGACGAGCTGATCCGCAACCTCAAGGGCTCGCCCGCCGACCCGAGCAAGGTCGGCCAAGAACGCCTCGTGCGCGAGCAGTTCGGCGGCGGCGAGGGCGCGTGGACGGAGGCCGCCGGCCTGTTCACTTCGTACGCAACAGTGATCACCGAGCTGGAAACCCTGTCCCGCCTGCTGTCGGACTCCATCGAGGGCATGGGCATCGCGGTCCTCGCCTCGCACCAGGGCTACCAGAACATCGACGCGGACGTCCGCAAGCGGATGGCAGCGATCAGCGTCGAAACGAAGAAGCACTACGGGGGCGACTACCACCCCGAGCAGTCGAAGCCGAAGAGCGATCCGAAGTCGTCGGGCGGCGACACGGGAGGGGCGTTCTGATGGGCGGTGGTACGCCGTTCGAGGGGATGAGTCACGAGGCGATGCTGGCGTGGCTGGACCAGGCGAACAGCGGCACGGTGCGGGGCGCCGCTGACCGTCTTGCGGCGGCGGCCAAGGAGATCCGTGCGATCGCGGAGGATTTGAAGGTCCGTCCTCAGTGGGTGGAGTGGAAGGGGGCGGGGGCGGACGCGTTCCGGACGTGGAGCGCGGATCTGGCCAATGCGACGCTGCGTCTGGGTGACTTCAGTGAGGGTTCCGCGACGTGGCTGGGCCATGCCTCGAACGCGATCGCGTCGGCGCAGGCGTCCATTCCTCGTGATGCGGGTAGTGCGCAGGCGAATCTGGATGCGGCTCGTTCTGCCCACAATGATCCGGATGCGTCGGCGATAGCCCGTAAGTCGGCGTCGGAGTTGGCGGCGCTGGAGGCGGACAAGGAGAAGGTCCGCCAGGAGGCGGTGGCCCAGATGCGGAAGCTGGGCCAGGCGTATGAGCAGGCGTCGACGCAGATGAACGGGTTGGAGCGACCTAAGTTTCCGCCACCGCCGGCGTCCATTGCGCCGGTGATCGGGAGCAAGTCCAATGCGGAAAGCACGCGGGCGTTCCCCGAGGGTACGGCTGAGGGAGGCTCATCGTCCGGCGGCGACTCCCCGAGGCATTCGGCTCAAGTCCACGATGCTGCTGCTGGAGGTCCCAGTCCGGGAACGCACTCGGAACTCACCTCGCCAGCGCACCCCACATTGGGGAGTGCTCTACAGCCGACTCGGCTGGACGTCGACTCGGTGGCCACGCTGCCACAGACAGCACCGCCGCCGACGTCCCCGGGGAGCGGACCGAGCCCGAGCGCGACCCATGGGGCTGAGACGTCGGCAGTGCGGTTGCCGCCGTCGGCTTTCGGCGGGGGACTGAGCGTGCCGACAAGCCCCTTTGGCGCGGGACGGGTTACCGCCGAAGAGGGCCCCCCGGCACGGACCAGGCAAGGGAGCGCCGCGCGCGTACCGGGTAGCAGCCCCGGGATCGTCGGTGGTCGCCCTGTTCCAGCGAGCCCGAACCGGCCAAATGGCAGCGTCCCGAGGGGAACCGTCGTCGGGGCGGAAGACACCAACGGGCATGGTGCGGCTAGGACAGCCGTGGGGGGAGGCCCGGTGGGTCAGGCAGCGGGCCGACCGGGAGCGATGCCTGGGCGTGGTTCGATGCCTCCGCGCGGCGGGGTGAGCGGTGGAAGCGCGCAGCAGTCGGGGCGGCCTGCCGGTCCCCGTTCTGTATCCACTGGCGCAGACGCGGAACGCGGAGGCGTCTCCGGCGGGAGGCCGGTCGTTGGCAATGCTGGCGGCGGAACCCATGGCGGACGGGCGACGCGGGGCCCTCAAAAGGGACGTGAGCGGCGCGAGGCGAGGGAGGGTAGCCCCGGTTACCTCGTTGAGGACGATGAGACGTGGCTGCGGGACGATCCTCGCGTTGTGCCGCCGGTCATCGACTGATGCGTTCAAGGAAGGCGCGAGGGAAGCTCATGCCATCGAGCAAGGTTCGGCGCAGGTGTGGGCCGGCTGCGACATCGGCGTTCTGTGGCCTACTGCTGGTGGGCGTCGCAGCTTCACCTGCCCTGGCGAATCGGACGCGCGACGATCAGTGGCATCTCGACGTCATGAAGGCGGAGGAGATGTGGCGTACGAGCACGGGTAAAGGCATCACTGTTGCCGTGATCGACACGGGCGTGGATCCGGACAATGAAGATCTGGCGGGGCAGGTTCTGGCTGGCAAGGATTTCGCCCAGAACCAGTCGGGCGGCGCGCACAACGACTATGACGGCCACGGGACCAGCATGGCCGGGTTGATCGCTGGGACGGGAGCCGCGCATGGCGGAAACGGTGCTCTGGGCCTTGCCCCCGGTACGAAAATCCTGCCACTCCGCATGCCCGATTCAACCAAGGCCCCGAACCAGGCCGAGGGAAACAAGCAGTTCAACACGATTGCTCCCCAGGCCATCCGTTATGCGGCCGACCAACACGCACGGGTCATCAACATCTCCTTGGGAACGGGGATCACCGAAGGCTCTCCAATGTTGACGGCGGCCGTAAAGTACGCCTTGGACAAGGGATCGTTGGTCTTTGCAGCCGTCGGCAACTACGCCAATGTGGACAACGAGGTTGAGTACCCAGCCGCCACTCCGGGTGTCGTCGGAGTCGGGGCGGTGGGCAAGGACCTTCACAAGACGTCGGAGTCTGAGTACGGCCCCCAGGTAGATGTGGCTGCGCCCGGTGACGACATGGTGCACGCCTGCAAAAGTGAGACCGGCCTATGCACATCCCACGGCACCAGCGACGCCACCGCCCTCGCGTCCGCCTCCGCCGCTCTGATTTGGTCCAAGCATCCGGAGTGGACGAACAACCAGGTTCTGCGGGTCATGTTGAACACGATCGGTGGTCCCACGGACGGGGCCAAGCGGAACGATTCGATCGGGTACGGGATCGTCCGCCCCCGCGTGGCCCTGGTGAATCCGGGCGACCCGGGCCCGGCGGACGTGTACCCGTTGCCGGACCCCCCGGCGTCCGGGGCGTCGGCCGCGCCGGCGAAACCGACCCCGGGACGTGCCGCGTCCAAGGCGGCGGAGAAGCCCGCGGGCAACCAGCCAACTCGTCTGCTGCCGTGGGGCCTCGGAGCCCTGGGGCTGGTCGGCGCCCTCCTCGGCCTCTGGTTCGTCCTCCGCACGCGCCGAAACCGTCGAGCCGCCGCCCAAATGCCATACGGCGGCAGTTGGGGACCAGGGCCAGGCTGGCCGGAGCAGCAGCACCACGACCGTACGAGGAGGTACTGAGGTGGCGCGGGACGAAGGGGAGCAGCTGGAGTCCGACGCACTGCTCCGCCGTGACCGCCACGGGCGCCTTGACGGGGTACGGACCGGAATGTCGGCGGGCGATACGGGAGGGGCGTTCTGATGGGCGGTGGTACGCCGTTCGAGGGGATGAGTCACGAGGCGATGCTGGCGTGGCTGGATCAGGCGAACAGTGGGACGGTGCGGGGCGCCGCTGACCGTCTTGCGGCGGCGGCCAAGGAGATCCGTGCGATCGCGGAGGATTTGAAGGTGCGTCCTCAGTGGGTGGAGTGGAAGGGGGCGGGGGCGGACGCGTTCCGGACGTGGAGCGCGGATCTGGCGAACGCGACGTTGCGTCTGGGTGACTTCAGTGAGGGTTCCGCGACGTGGCTGGGTCATGCGTCGAACGCGATCGCGTCGGCGCAGGCGTCCATTCCTCGTGATGCGGGTAGTGCGCAGGCGAATCTGGATGCGGCTCGTTCTGCCCACAATGATCCGGATGCGTCGGCGATAGCCCGTAAGTCGGCGTCGGAGTTGGCGGCGCTGGAGGCGGACAAGGAGAAGGTCCGCCAGGAGGCGGTGGCCCAGATGCGGAAGCTGGGCCAGGCGTATGAGCAGGCGTCGACGCAAATGAACGGGTTGGAGCGACCCAAGTTTCCGCCACCGCCGCAGGCGATTGCGCCAACGGACGAAGGCGCGCGATACGCAGAGGTGACCGAGCACCGCGCAAGGGGCACGGGACAGGGTTCCTTTTCATCGAGCCACGCCACGTCGGGTAACGGGGAGCGAATGCCAACTGCTTCTCCTGTTGCTCCCGATCCGACACGCCAGGCCCACTTCACCCAGCCTGAGCGTCCAAATTTGCGGGATGCACAGCCGTCGACACAGATGGGTGTCGATTCGGTCGCCACGTTGCCACCTGTCCATGCACCAGGGTCCGCTGGGAGTCCGCCGGAATCGGTTACTGGAGGTGCGACGGCAGGAGTACGGGTGCCACCGCCGGTATTCGGCGCAGGGTTGAGCGTGCCTGCGGTCCCGGCTGGTCCGGGACGGCCAGTAGCAGGAGGGCGATCTGCGACCGGGCCGGGGAAGGGCACGGTGGGTTCCGTGCGTATGCCTGAAGGGAGCCCCGGGATCACGGGCGGCCGCCCCGTCCCAGCTCCGCAGGGTCGCTCCAATAGCGGCATTCTCAAGGGGACCGTCGTTGGGACGGGAGAGCCAGAAGGCCGTGGTGCGTCCAGGCCGTTCACAGGGGTGGGCTCGCCGGGACAGACGGTGGGCCGGCCGGGAGCGATGCCCGGCCGTGGTGGGCTGCCTACGCGCGGCGGCGTGAGTGGTGGAAACGCACAGAAGGCGGGACCATCCGCAGGTGCCCGATCTGTGTCGAGCGCTGCAAGTGCTGAACGAGGAGGAATCTCGGGCGGACGGCAGGTGGCTGGAAACCCGGGCGGCGCAGCCCATGGTGCGCAGACGCCCCGAAACTCTAAAAAGGGGCGCCCCCAGCGCGAGTCGGGTGGGGGAGTCCCCGGCTATCTCGTCGAGGACGATGAGACGTGGTTGCAGGGTGACCCGCGCGTTGTGCCACCGGTCATCGACTGATGAGCGCACGAAAGGCGCGAGGAAAGTTCATGCCCGGAAGCAGTGTTCGACGCCGATGCAGGTCCGCTGCGGTACCGGCTTTGTGCGGCCTGTTGTTGGTGGGGGTTGCGGGTGCGCCAGCCCGAGCGGAGTCGACGCGCGAGAAGCAGTGGTTCCTGGACGCCATGAAGGCCGACGAAATGTGGCGGACCAGCACGGGCAAAGGCATCACCATCGCAGTGATCGACACAGGCGTCGACCCGAGCAACCCCGACCTGACAGGGCAAGTCCTACGAGGTAAGGACTTCGCACAGGGCCAGCCGGGGGATGAACACACCGACTATCTGGGCCACGGCACCGGCATTGCGGGTCTCATCGCTGGAACGGGGACCAGCGGGGGCGGCGACGGCGCATTCGGCCTCGCCCCAGGTGTGAAGATCCTCCCTGTCCGCATGCCTAAAGCAACTGACACTGCCAACCAGGCTGAAGGTAACAAGCAGTTCAA
Protein-coding regions in this window:
- the mycP gene encoding type VII secretion-associated serine protease mycosin, with amino-acid sequence MGVAASPALANRTRDDQWHLDVMKAEEMWRTSTGKGITVAVIDTGVDPDNEDLAGQVLAGKDFAQNQSGGAHNDYDGHGTSMAGLIAGTGAAHGGNGALGLAPGTKILPLRMPDSTKAPNQAEGNKQFNTIAPQAIRYAADQHARVINISLGTGITEGSPMLTAAVKYALDKGSLVFAAVGNYANVDNEVEYPAATPGVVGVGAVGKDLHKTSESEYGPQVDVAAPGDDMVHACKSETGLCTSHGTSDATALASASAALIWSKHPEWTNNQVLRVMLNTIGGPTDGAKRNDSIGYGIVRPRVALVNPGDPGPADVYPLPDPPASGASAAPAKPTPGRAASKAAEKPAGNQPTRLLPWGLGALGLVGALLGLWFVLRTRRNRRAAAQMPYGGSWGPGPGWPEQQHHDRTRRY
- the thrC gene encoding threonine synthase, whose amino-acid sequence is MSVQTAETRTSAESGTSAENASGTPVDLGPASGLSCRECGQRFELGPIFACELCFGPLEVAYDLPLGDPEALRERIEAGPENIWRYAPLLPVPADVADKPNLNPGFTKLVKADNLARELGVEPGKLFVKDDSGNPTHSFKDRVVAQALEAARAFGFTTLSCSSTGNLAGAVGAAAARAGFRSCVFIPHDLEQGKVVMAAVYGGELVGIEGNYDDVNRFCSELIGDPLGEGWGFVNVNLRPYYGEGSKTLAYEICEQLGWRLPDQLVIPIASGSQLTKIDKGLQELIKLGLVEDKPYKIFGAQAEGCSPVSTAFKAGHDVVRPQKPDTIAKSLAIGNPADGPYVLDIARRTGGAVEDVNDEQIVDAIKLLARTEGIFAETAGGVTVGVTKKLIDAGLIDPSLTTVVLNTGDGLKTLDAVAATSQATATIRPSLDAFRDAGLAR
- a CDS encoding cold-shock protein is translated as MAQGTVKWFNAEKGYGFIAVDGGADVFVHYSAIQMDGYRTLEEGQRVEFEISQGQKGPQADMVKLAV
- a CDS encoding ubiquitin-like small modifier protein 1; translation: MSVNVRIPTILRTYTGGKAEVTAEGTTLADVIADLEKNHTGIAARVLDDQGKLRRFVNVYVNDDDVRFEQGLETATPDGAGVSIIPAVAGG
- a CDS encoding DUF4097 family beta strand repeat-containing protein: MSTTQSTTESTTTSTTTKPAAAQSSTSRWRARACAAAALTVFAVGALGACGPMENKTFKDDATVKTAVTAVRIEGKSDGFRVRGKQHLTAATVHREVTYRDKSKPDTPTYRVENNVLVLGGCPGHCSVDYTVDVPAGIPVTGSTTAGGLNFSTVGAVKVSATDGRIVVNGATGPVDLRTTNGSIEAKRLKGEKVTAHASNGSVTLAPDTAQDVTAQTANGSITVTAPPAPYHVVAQTQNGSKHLGIRDDPAAGHRLNLTTDNGGITLKTAK
- the groL gene encoding chaperonin GroEL (60 kDa chaperone family; promotes refolding of misfolded polypeptides especially under stressful conditions; forms two stacked rings of heptamers to form a barrel-shaped 14mer; ends can be capped by GroES; misfolded proteins enter the barrel where they are refolded when GroES binds) codes for the protein MAKIIAFDEEARRGLERGMNQLADAVKVTLGPKGRNVVLEKKWGAPTITNDGVSIAKEIELEDPYEKIGAELVKEVAKKTDDVAGDGTTTATVLAQALVREGLRNVAAGANPMALKRGIEKAVEAVSAALLEQAKDVETKEQIASTASISAADTQIGELIAEAMDKVGKEGVITVEESQTFGLELELTEGMRFDKGYISAYFATDMERMEASLDDPYILIVNSKISSVKDLLPLLEKVMQSGKPLLIIAEDVEGEALSTLVVNKIRGTFKSVAVKAPGFGDRRKAMLGDIAILTGGTVISEEVGLKLENAGLDLLGRARKVVITKDETTIVDGSGDSDQVQGRVNQIRAEIENSDSDYDREKLQERLAKLAGGVAVIKAGAATEVELKERKHRIEDAVRNAKAAVEEGIVAGGGVALLQASAVFEKLELEGDEATGAKAVKLALEAPLKQIAVNGGLEGGVIVEKVRNLPVGHGLNAATGEYVDMIAEGIIDPAKVTRSALQNAASIAALFLTTEAVIADKPEKAAAGGAPGGMPGGDMDF